In one window of Toxotes jaculatrix isolate fToxJac2 chromosome 10, fToxJac2.pri, whole genome shotgun sequence DNA:
- the ube2d2 gene encoding ubiquitin-conjugating enzyme E2 D2, with protein MALKRIHKELNDLARDPPAQCSAGPVGDDMFHWQATIMGPNDSPYQSGVFFLTIHFPTDYPFKPPKVAFTTRIYHPNINSNGSICLDILRSQWSPALTISKVLLSICSLLCDPNPDDPLVPEIARIYKTDREKYNKIAREWTQKYAM; from the exons ATGGCTCTGAAAAGAATTCACAAG gagTTGAATGACTTGGCACGGGACCCACCAGCCCAGTGTTCTGCAGGACCAGTAGGAGATGACA tgtttcactggCAAGCCACAATAATGGGACCT AATGACAGTCCTTACCAGAGCGGGGTTTTCTTCTTGACCATACACTTCCCCACAGACTACCCCTTTAAACCGCCAAAG gtTGCATTTACCACAAGAATCTACCACCCAAATATCAACAGCAACGGCAGCATTTGTCTTGACATCCTGCGATCACAGTGGTCTCCGGCTCTCACCATCTCCAAAG TCCTCCTGTccatctgctctctgctgtgcgACCCAAACCCGGACGACCCCTTAGTACCCGAGATCGCCCGCATCTACAAGACGGACAGGGAAAA GTACAACAAAATAGCTCGGGAATGGACACAAAAGTATGCAATGTAG